From a region of the Pseudanabaena sp. ABRG5-3 genome:
- a CDS encoding PAS domain S-box protein: MSAKNREVSIEQAIVREPLTIAANATVAEAIALMSSSAKTCNLFCGIDSEPSLQLAHAQNSCILVTEAKKLVGILTERDLIKLCGQIANVEPNQNSEEVGQNLSETAIAEVMSFPVYALLEWEFTDIFVAINRFQRYNIRHLPLVNDRGELVGLVTHESLRQLLRPIDMLRLLVVNEVMVTDVVCAQPTDSVARIANLMAEHQVSSVVIVEQKNCNLFPLGIVTESDIVQYLALELNLAQTEAQMVMSFPAIAVQPQETLWTVRELMQERMINHILVTNADGQMVGIITQSSILKTLQPMEVYKLATALETRILRLEQENQELREHQNNLLEVKSPEKSENRQSENPETTLDSHDMFRQFAENSHGVIVIREASGKLLYVSPAYESIWGKSCESLYQDPNSWMDIIHPEDIDRVIQAYTVTANSGYFSEEYRIIRPDGEIRWLWSRCFPIKNIDGETYRIAAIVEDISDRKQTELALIESESKQKALINALPDLILRISGDGTFLEFITTDTFEVLGDESLIGKSIYSDDLPLRLSEARMQYISEALRTGNIQVYEQEITINGKLHIEEIRIAVCGENEVLVIVRDISERKSTEIALKESEQRLKSSESLLSGMFERSVVGMAITNINGKFVRTNPFYQEMVGYSDSELKDMRFTDNMLPEDIEENLRLRNLVLSGESEGYQMEKRLLHRDGHVVWVRTTSSIIADDTGNPPLFIGVIEDISDRKQAEESLQSLVEGAKTHTGERFLPALVEYIANTLDVLHVSIGKQHNDCLELIIVWADGQIQAPSIIPLKHSPCNLTISEGKFFCATNLQQKFPECEFVRSLEATSYFGIAITNSKGETIGNLCILDDKPIKNIQRANAMLQVFAARVSAELERQEAIAELYQLNQQLESRVEQRTRELKYANQQLIVEMAERQKLITLVENSTDFIALADSDGRINYVNSAGRELLGLPSNHQTLTLFDLHFPEDHPEVKRNILDTVAQDNTWEGEFRLRHYQTHAVIPVLFSAFPVQNSWIDETLSLACIVKDISDRKKAEEIVLQTNEELIRTNKELARATRLKDEFLANMSHELRTPLNAILGMSEGLLSSVFGDINERQKRSLSLIETSGRHLLELINDILDVAKIGAGKLKLEIHSVAIENLCKSSLSFVKQMANQKNIQLRLSIQPNLGTITVDERRIRQALINLLSNAVKFTPTTGQVCLEVKLIRAEDADNPEFPYTLIFSVIDTGIGIAPENLNKLFQTFVQIDSSLSRQYTGTGLGLTLVKQIAELHGGCVRVTSQVGEGSCFSILLPHTGKIRLPKASHSPYTLTNISNASDLEDNLNYDLEIDLPINPLILLAEDNPTNVETFTDYLSNRGYRMILAANGQEAIDLAIAQIPDLILMDIQMPVVDGLEAIRQIRANPKSRHIPIVALTALAMPSDRDRCFQAGADEYIAKPVKLAQLAIIIQQQLKKVRT; the protein is encoded by the coding sequence ATGTCTGCAAAAAATAGAGAAGTATCTATCGAACAGGCTATTGTGCGCGAGCCATTAACGATCGCTGCAAATGCAACAGTTGCCGAGGCGATCGCTTTAATGAGTTCAAGTGCTAAAACTTGCAACTTATTTTGTGGCATTGACTCAGAGCCAAGCTTACAGCTAGCCCATGCTCAAAATAGCTGCATTTTAGTGACAGAGGCAAAAAAACTTGTTGGTATCTTGACAGAAAGGGACTTAATTAAGCTCTGTGGTCAGATTGCCAATGTTGAGCCAAATCAAAATTCGGAGGAAGTAGGGCAAAATTTATCAGAAACAGCGATCGCTGAAGTGATGAGCTTTCCTGTTTATGCACTTTTAGAATGGGAATTTACCGATATATTTGTAGCCATTAATCGCTTTCAGCGCTATAACATTCGCCATTTACCATTAGTTAATGATCGTGGCGAACTTGTGGGACTAGTTACCCATGAAAGTTTGCGCCAATTATTGCGCCCCATTGATATGCTGCGTTTGCTGGTAGTTAATGAGGTAATGGTTACGGATGTTGTTTGCGCCCAGCCGACAGATTCGGTTGCCCGCATCGCTAATTTAATGGCAGAACATCAAGTCAGTTCTGTAGTCATTGTCGAACAGAAAAATTGTAATTTATTCCCTTTAGGAATTGTTACTGAAAGTGATATTGTTCAATACTTGGCGTTAGAGCTAAATCTAGCGCAAACCGAAGCACAAATGGTGATGAGTTTTCCTGCTATTGCTGTGCAACCCCAAGAAACCCTTTGGACGGTAAGGGAACTCATGCAGGAACGTATGATTAACCATATTCTGGTTACCAATGCCGATGGACAGATGGTAGGAATTATTACCCAAAGTTCTATCCTCAAAACATTACAACCAATGGAGGTTTATAAATTAGCTACAGCTTTAGAAACGCGAATATTGCGCCTCGAACAAGAAAATCAGGAGTTACGGGAACACCAAAATAATTTACTAGAAGTTAAATCTCCCGAAAAATCAGAAAATAGACAGTCAGAAAATCCAGAGACAACCTTAGATAGCCATGATATGTTTCGTCAGTTTGCCGAAAATAGCCATGGGGTCATCGTGATCCGTGAAGCATCTGGTAAGTTACTGTATGTCAGTCCTGCATACGAGTCTATATGGGGTAAATCCTGTGAGAGTCTCTATCAAGATCCGAACTCCTGGATGGATATCATTCACCCTGAAGATATTGATCGTGTTATACAGGCTTATACAGTCACAGCGAATTCTGGCTACTTTAGCGAAGAGTATCGAATTATTCGTCCTGATGGAGAGATCCGATGGCTCTGGAGCCGATGCTTTCCTATCAAAAATATTGATGGAGAAACCTATCGAATTGCGGCAATTGTTGAAGATATTAGCGATCGCAAACAAACTGAACTTGCTTTAATAGAAAGCGAAAGTAAGCAAAAAGCCTTGATCAATGCTCTGCCAGATTTGATTTTGCGAATATCTGGCGATGGGACTTTTCTAGAGTTTATTACAACTGACACTTTTGAGGTGTTAGGGGATGAAAGTTTGATTGGCAAAAGTATTTATAGTGATGATTTGCCATTGCGATTGTCAGAAGCCCGAATGCAATATATTTCTGAGGCATTGCGAACAGGGAATATTCAAGTTTATGAGCAAGAAATTACGATTAATGGCAAACTTCATATTGAAGAGATTCGGATTGCAGTTTGTGGAGAGAATGAAGTTTTAGTCATTGTTCGAGATATTAGTGAACGCAAAAGTACGGAAATTGCTTTAAAGGAAAGTGAACAACGATTAAAATCAAGCGAATCTCTGTTAAGTGGGATGTTTGAACGCTCAGTTGTGGGCATGGCAATTACAAATATTAATGGAAAATTTGTAAGGACAAACCCCTTTTATCAAGAAATGGTTGGCTATTCCGACAGTGAATTGAAAGATATGCGATTTACTGACAACATGCTACCTGAAGACATAGAAGAGAACTTGCGATTGCGAAACCTTGTTTTGTCTGGGGAGAGTGAAGGCTATCAGATGGAAAAGCGACTCTTACATCGCGATGGTCACGTTGTTTGGGTAAGAACCACAAGTTCGATTATTGCAGATGACACAGGCAATCCACCGCTATTTATTGGTGTAATTGAAGATATTAGCGATCGCAAACAAGCGGAAGAATCTCTACAAAGTCTCGTTGAAGGCGCAAAGACCCACACAGGAGAGAGATTTTTGCCTGCATTAGTAGAATATATTGCCAACACTTTAGATGTTCTCCATGTTTCGATTGGCAAACAACATAATGACTGTCTGGAGTTAATTATCGTTTGGGCAGATGGTCAAATACAAGCTCCATCAATTATTCCTTTAAAACACTCTCCCTGTAACTTAACTATTTCTGAAGGGAAGTTTTTCTGTGCTACCAATTTACAACAAAAATTTCCTGAGTGCGAATTCGTCAGAAGTCTGGAAGCAACCTCCTATTTTGGGATTGCAATTACTAATAGTAAAGGAGAAACCATTGGCAATCTATGTATCCTTGATGACAAGCCAATAAAAAACATCCAGAGGGCAAATGCTATGCTACAGGTTTTTGCCGCTAGGGTCAGTGCTGAACTCGAACGACAAGAAGCGATCGCTGAGCTTTATCAACTCAATCAACAATTAGAATCAAGGGTTGAGCAGCGTACTCGTGAACTCAAATATGCCAATCAACAACTAATTGTAGAAATGGCAGAACGCCAAAAATTAATTACGCTTGTGGAAAATAGCACTGACTTTATTGCTTTAGCTGATAGTGATGGACGTATAAACTATGTCAATAGCGCAGGTCGTGAATTATTAGGGCTTCCATCAAATCATCAAACTCTGACACTCTTTGATCTCCACTTCCCTGAAGACCACCCAGAAGTAAAGCGAAATATCCTTGATACAGTTGCACAGGACAACACATGGGAAGGGGAGTTTCGTTTGCGCCATTATCAAACTCATGCAGTGATACCAGTCCTATTTAGCGCATTTCCTGTACAAAATTCATGGATTGATGAGACACTTTCCCTTGCCTGCATTGTTAAGGATATTAGCGATCGCAAAAAAGCTGAAGAAATAGTTCTCCAAACTAATGAAGAATTAATTCGTACTAACAAAGAGCTAGCTCGTGCCACGAGGCTAAAAGATGAATTTCTTGCCAATATGAGTCATGAATTGCGAACTCCACTTAATGCCATTTTGGGAATGTCTGAAGGTTTACTATCGAGTGTGTTTGGGGATATCAATGAGCGACAAAAGCGATCGCTATCACTGATCGAAACTAGTGGCAGGCATTTGCTAGAGTTAATTAACGACATCTTGGATGTTGCCAAAATTGGTGCAGGCAAGCTAAAACTAGAAATCCATTCCGTTGCGATCGAAAATCTATGCAAGTCAAGCCTGAGCTTTGTAAAGCAAATGGCAAACCAAAAAAACATTCAATTGAGATTGTCGATCCAGCCAAACTTAGGGACGATTACCGTAGACGAGCGTCGTATCAGGCAAGCCCTGATTAATCTCCTGAGTAACGCTGTGAAGTTCACGCCAACGACTGGTCAAGTCTGTTTAGAAGTCAAGCTAATCAGGGCGGAAGATGCAGACAATCCCGAATTTCCCTATACGCTCATTTTTTCTGTAATTGATACAGGTATTGGTATCGCTCCTGAAAATCTCAACAAATTATTCCAAACTTTTGTTCAGATTGATAGCAGCCTGAGTCGTCAATATACAGGGACTGGGCTGGGCTTAACATTAGTTAAGCAAATTGCTGAATTACATGGTGGTTGTGTCAGAGTAACTAGTCAAGTTGGGGAAGGTAGTTGCTTCTCTATATTACTGCCCCACACAGGCAAGATCAGATTACCCAAAGCTTCTCACTCTCCCTATACTTTGACAAATATTAGTAATGCTAGTGATTTAGAGGATAATTTAAATTATGACTTAGAAATTGATCTACCAATTAATCCTTTAATTTTGTTGGCTGAAGATAACCCTACCAATGTAGAAACCTTTACTGATTATTTGTCTAACCGAGGCTATCGCATGATTTTGGCAGCTAATGGTCAAGAAGCTATTGATTTAGCGATCGCTCAGATTCCTGACTTGATCCTCATGGATATTCAAATGCCTGTAGTAGATGGATTAGAGGCAATTCGGCAGATTCGGGCAAACCCTAAATCTCGACATATTCCGATTGTGGCTTTGACCGCTTTAGCCATGCCTAGCGATCGCGACAGATGCTTTCAGGCAGGAGCTGATGAATATATCGCAAAACCAGTTAAACTAGCGCAACTAGCTATTATCATTCAACAACAACTAAAAAAAGTTAGGACTTAG
- a CDS encoding MOSC domain-containing protein, translated as MARLSRILIFPIKSLDPIALNEVEISAGGSLKGDREFAMFDQQGKFVNGKHNPKIHLIRSSYNLGDRQVSLQIQKQNEVFTFHLDQQREALTNWLSEFLGQPLDLRQNTMNGFPDDPDAWGATVVSEASLKTVQSWYDQPSLDLEQIRRRFRTNLEIADTETFWEDQLFAKSGETVPFKIGDVQFLGTNPCQRCPVPTRDAFTGAVYPEFQKIFTRSRESSLPTNVERSRFNHFYRFAINTRIPLTEAGKVLKLNDFVFKQ; from the coding sequence ATGGCAAGGCTGAGTAGGATTCTCATTTTTCCCATCAAGTCTCTCGATCCGATCGCTTTAAATGAAGTAGAGATTTCTGCTGGCGGATCGTTAAAAGGCGATCGCGAGTTTGCCATGTTTGATCAGCAGGGGAAATTCGTCAATGGTAAGCACAATCCCAAAATTCATCTCATCCGATCCAGCTACAATTTAGGCGATCGCCAAGTTTCTCTCCAGATTCAAAAACAGAATGAAGTATTTACATTCCATTTAGATCAACAAAGAGAAGCTTTAACTAATTGGCTCAGTGAGTTTTTAGGTCAACCCCTAGATTTACGTCAAAATACTATGAATGGATTTCCTGATGACCCTGACGCATGGGGCGCTACGGTTGTCTCAGAGGCATCGCTAAAGACTGTGCAAAGTTGGTATGATCAACCAAGCCTTGATCTAGAGCAAATACGTCGCCGCTTCCGTACTAATTTAGAAATTGCTGATACAGAAACATTTTGGGAAGATCAATTATTTGCGAAGTCTGGGGAAACAGTTCCCTTTAAAATTGGCGATGTTCAGTTTCTTGGTACAAACCCTTGCCAACGCTGCCCTGTGCCTACTCGTGATGCCTTTACAGGAGCAGTTTATCCTGAATTTCAAAAAATATTTACCAGATCTAGAGAATCAAGTTTACCCACCAATGTAGAGCGATCGCGTTTCAATCATTTCTATCGTTTTGCCATCAATACTCGCATCCCCTTAACGGAAGCAGGCAAGGTTCTCAAATTGAATGATTTTGTCTTTAAGCAATGA
- a CDS encoding UDP-N-acetylmuramoyl-tripeptide--D-alanyl-D-alanine ligase — protein sequence MTFICTISQAIAITSATVANIDENAQANTEIRGVVSDSRKLKAGELFVALTGENFDGHGFVAAAIAQGAVAAIVSQEWANSVAAQGLPVLAVSNTITAYQDLARWWRSQFLRPVVSVTGSVGKTTTKEIIASMLACYVTPHKQVHKSQANHNNDIGVAQTLLAIAPDQHDFVVVEMGMRGLGEIERLARTALPTVSVITNVGTAHIGRLGSREAIAQAKCELLAETPTNGTAILNASNPLLLETASKVWQGKTITYGLGVGDVNGELIDDQLHVEGLTWDLPLPGRHNALNFLAGLAVLKALNLDWQQTTQGIGKLDLPFGRAQLYQLPKDVTILDETYNASPEGMLAALRQLSDMPAKRHWAVLGTMKELGEMSTQLHRQIGESISKLGIEGAIILADGEADAILAGANGSLKYAIACQSYEEITQTLLQKVESGDRILFKASRSVGMDRVVEAFRKTWQ from the coding sequence ATGACCTTTATTTGTACGATTAGCCAAGCGATCGCCATTACATCGGCAACAGTAGCTAATATTGATGAAAATGCACAAGCCAACACAGAGATAAGGGGTGTTGTTTCCGATAGTCGCAAGCTCAAAGCTGGTGAGTTATTTGTGGCATTAACTGGCGAAAATTTTGATGGTCATGGTTTTGTGGCAGCAGCGATCGCCCAAGGGGCCGTGGCTGCAATCGTTAGTCAGGAATGGGCAAATTCAGTAGCAGCACAGGGATTACCTGTACTTGCGGTAAGTAACACGATCACGGCTTATCAGGATCTAGCACGATGGTGGCGATCGCAGTTTTTGCGCCCCGTTGTGTCGGTGACAGGCTCCGTCGGTAAAACGACAACTAAAGAAATAATTGCGAGTATGTTGGCTTGCTATGTCACACCGCATAAGCAAGTCCATAAAAGCCAAGCCAATCATAACAATGATATTGGGGTTGCCCAAACTCTGTTGGCGATCGCTCCAGATCAGCATGATTTTGTGGTCGTAGAAATGGGGATGCGTGGTTTAGGGGAAATCGAGCGTCTCGCCAGAACAGCTTTACCAACGGTGAGTGTGATTACCAATGTTGGCACAGCACATATTGGCAGATTAGGCTCCCGTGAGGCGATCGCCCAAGCTAAATGTGAACTCCTTGCGGAGACACCTACTAATGGGACGGCGATTCTTAATGCAAGTAACCCACTATTACTAGAAACCGCTAGCAAGGTTTGGCAAGGGAAAACAATTACTTACGGGCTGGGTGTTGGCGATGTCAATGGCGAACTGATCGACGATCAACTCCATGTTGAAGGTTTAACATGGGATCTGCCCTTACCTGGTCGTCACAATGCCTTGAATTTTTTGGCAGGCTTAGCAGTTCTCAAGGCTCTAAATCTTGATTGGCAACAGACAACACAGGGAATTGGGAAACTTGATCTTCCCTTTGGTAGGGCGCAACTGTATCAATTACCCAAAGATGTAACTATTCTTGATGAAACCTACAATGCTTCCCCAGAGGGTATGTTGGCAGCTTTGCGTCAATTGTCTGATATGCCCGCTAAACGTCACTGGGCAGTTCTCGGCACAATGAAGGAATTAGGGGAGATGTCTACACAGCTACATCGTCAAATCGGTGAATCGATTAGTAAATTGGGCATCGAGGGGGCAATCATTTTAGCGGATGGGGAAGCCGATGCTATTCTCGCTGGTGCAAATGGCTCCCTCAAATATGCGATCGCCTGTCAGTCCTATGAGGAAATCACCCAAACCCTTTTGCAAAAAGTCGAAAGTGGCGATCGGATTCTCTTTAAAGCTTCGCGATCGGTCGGTATGGATCGAGTAGTTGAAGCTTTTCGCAAAACTTGGCAATAG
- a CDS encoding hybrid sensor histidine kinase/response regulator: MKNYPSILIVDDEPNNFDVIEALLDSEDYDLNYASNGYKALERLEIFQPDVILLDVMMPELNGIEVCKKIKANAQWKAIPIIMVTALTSKEDMAQCLDAGASDFLSKPVNGLELRARIKSMIRIKQQYDDLETLLQMREDMVHMIVHDLRNPLTTILLSAELLSDPYLPESRKPEKIERIARGGHRLQSLIDSLLLMAKIEAGKMVLKYTSTDLNQMCLALVEDFDAIATQKKLKLVLNLPDKKLIDIDLPVFRRILDNLLSNAIKFSPANSQIIISVEYPDSGGVNISMADQGVGISEDMKSVIFEKYEIGTPIQNTSQLGLGLAFCKLAIEAHGGSIAVQNNEPNGSVFTISIP; this comes from the coding sequence ATGAAAAATTATCCTTCTATTCTGATTGTCGATGACGAACCGAATAACTTTGACGTGATTGAGGCTCTTTTGGATAGTGAAGATTATGATCTCAATTATGCTTCTAATGGATATAAGGCTCTAGAGCGCCTAGAAATCTTTCAGCCTGATGTCATCCTGTTGGATGTAATGATGCCAGAATTAAATGGAATAGAAGTATGTAAAAAGATTAAAGCAAATGCCCAATGGAAGGCAATTCCAATCATTATGGTCACAGCGCTAACGTCGAAAGAAGACATGGCGCAATGTCTAGATGCGGGCGCTAGCGATTTTTTAAGCAAGCCTGTTAATGGATTAGAGCTACGGGCAAGGATCAAATCGATGATTCGGATCAAGCAGCAATACGATGATCTCGAGACTCTACTACAGATGCGTGAAGATATGGTGCATATGATCGTCCATGATTTACGCAATCCCCTAACAACGATCTTACTTTCCGCCGAACTTCTGAGTGATCCATATTTACCTGAATCCCGCAAACCCGAAAAAATTGAACGGATTGCGCGTGGTGGTCATCGTCTGCAATCTCTGATTGATAGTTTGTTATTAATGGCGAAGATTGAAGCTGGCAAGATGGTTCTGAAATATACCAGTACCGATCTCAATCAAATGTGTTTGGCTTTGGTTGAAGATTTTGATGCGATCGCGACCCAAAAGAAATTAAAATTAGTCCTCAATTTACCTGACAAGAAATTAATAGATATTGATTTACCCGTATTTAGACGGATTCTCGATAACTTACTCTCCAATGCGATTAAATTCTCACCTGCCAATAGTCAAATTATCATTAGTGTTGAATATCCTGATTCTGGGGGCGTAAATATTAGCATGGCAGATCAGGGCGTGGGGATTAGTGAAGACATGAAGTCCGTAATTTTTGAGAAATATGAAATTGGTACGCCGATCCAAAACACTTCACAACTAGGCTTAGGGCTAGCATTTTGTAAGCTCGCGATCGAGGCGCATGGTGGCAGCATTGCTGTGCAAAATAATGAGCCAAACGGATCAGTTTTTACAATTTCTATTCCATAA
- a CDS encoding molybdenum cofactor biosynthesis protein B, translating into MKPSQNPCPDPPSYQVHFAVITVSDTRTPENDKSGNFIKQSMINAGHLLEYYTIVKDEPDEIREQMRHLSAIADLDAIILNGGTGIAPRDTTYDAIAALLEKTLPGFGEMFRYLSWQEVGSRAIASRSEAGIYQGKLVFSLPGSSNAVKLAIEQLILPEIIHLVRQLKGLH; encoded by the coding sequence ATGAAACCGTCTCAAAACCCTTGTCCAGATCCCCCGTCCTATCAAGTTCATTTTGCTGTGATTACCGTTAGCGATACGCGCACACCAGAAAACGACAAAAGCGGTAACTTTATCAAACAATCGATGATCAATGCAGGACATCTACTGGAGTACTACACCATTGTCAAAGATGAACCTGATGAGATTCGTGAACAGATGCGTCATTTGTCTGCGATCGCTGATCTTGACGCGATTATTCTCAATGGTGGGACGGGGATTGCGCCACGAGATACAACCTACGATGCGATCGCTGCTTTACTCGAAAAAACCTTGCCCGGCTTTGGCGAGATGTTTCGTTATCTGAGTTGGCAAGAGGTTGGCTCTAGGGCGATCGCCTCGCGATCGGAGGCAGGGATTTATCAAGGGAAATTAGTGTTTTCACTGCCGGGGTCGAGTAATGCCGTGAAATTAGCGATCGAACAGCTAATTTTGCCAGAAATTATTCATCTAGTCCGCCAATTAAAGGGTTTACATTAA
- a CDS encoding response regulator: MKNTSSKTIVLIDDEEYICQIVQTCVEVFSDWKVIAARSGKEGLAAIATAQPDAILLDILMPNMDGFAVLKRLKASTTLVDIPIVLLTARADLAEAHKIAELGVQGIIVKPFHPTQITSEISQILSWV; the protein is encoded by the coding sequence ATGAAAAATACATCCAGCAAAACAATTGTATTGATCGATGATGAGGAATATATTTGCCAAATCGTCCAAACTTGTGTGGAAGTATTCAGTGACTGGAAAGTAATAGCTGCTAGATCGGGTAAAGAGGGATTAGCCGCTATTGCCACAGCTCAGCCTGATGCAATTTTATTAGATATATTAATGCCAAATATGGATGGTTTTGCAGTTCTCAAACGATTAAAAGCTAGTACTACACTGGTAGATATCCCTATAGTTTTACTGACAGCTCGCGCCGACCTAGCCGAGGCTCATAAAATCGCTGAACTAGGAGTGCAAGGTATAATCGTTAAGCCTTTTCATCCTACGCAGATTACTTCTGAAATCTCTCAAATTCTTAGTTGGGTATAA
- a CDS encoding response regulator has translation MNIKSILLIDDEINLAQVVAVCLESFKGWKVTVANSGKEGLRLLETIKPDTILLDVMMPDMDGITVYQNLQKNPDTQHIPVIFLTAKVQVSDRQRFAQLGIVGTIAKPFEPLKIADQIAELLDW, from the coding sequence ATGAACATCAAATCGATATTACTAATTGACGACGAAATCAATCTGGCTCAAGTCGTTGCTGTTTGCCTAGAAAGCTTTAAAGGCTGGAAAGTAACGGTAGCGAACTCTGGCAAAGAGGGACTGAGATTATTAGAAACCATCAAGCCTGATACAATTCTCCTTGATGTGATGATGCCTGATATGGATGGCATCACTGTTTACCAAAACCTACAAAAAAATCCAGATACTCAACATATTCCTGTGATTTTTCTAACGGCTAAGGTGCAAGTTAGCGATCGCCAACGGTTTGCTCAATTAGGCATAGTTGGTACAATTGCTAAGCCCTTTGAACCACTCAAAATTGCCGATCAAATTGCGGAGCTTCTAGATTGGTAA